In Heliangelus exortis chromosome Z, bHelExo1.hap1, whole genome shotgun sequence, a genomic segment contains:
- the LOC139789734 gene encoding endogenous Bornavirus-like nucleoprotein 1, with translation MVGERAGLPRLGLTPGKPWFHQEEGPGPGISCENAIERDAKDLLDPSFTRLFDLVTPGLVFLWFIFKGLHPALKEVGIEQSATAPAALSRSFPWFELKSRVNAPSYGRRFQVFTASFNRHAEADSTNILQLYNAGLTIDWIKSQPCVGQLIFQLSISELDSLAKEFIGQIEIVACKSQVFYNLSVWGIAWMGQLP, from the exons ATGGTCGGAGAACGGGCGGGTCTACCGAGGCTGGGGCTGACCCCGGGGAAGCCGTGG TTTCATCAAGAAGAAGGACCAGGACCAGGTATTAGTTGTGAAAATGCCATTGAAAGAGATGCCAAGGACCTTTTAGATCCATCATTTACAAGACTGTTTGATTTGGTTACACCAGGCTTGGTATTTCTGTGGTTTATATTTAAAGGGTTGCACCCAGCTCTTAAAGAAGTAGGAATTGAGCAATCTGCCACAGCGCCTGCAG CTCTTTCAAGGAGTTTTCCATGGTTTGAATTAAAAAGCAGGGTCAATGCACCAAGTTACGGAAGAAGGTTCCAGGTTTTCACAGCATCATTTAACAGGCATGCAGAGGCAGACAGCACAAATATTCTTCAACTTTACAATGCAGGACTCACGATAGATTGGATTAAATCTCAACCTTGTGTAGGCcagttaatttttcaattaagtATATCAGAACTTGATTCACTTGCTAAAGAATTCATAGGGCAAATTGAAATAGTGGCATGTAAGTCACAAGTGTTTTACAATTTGAGTGTCTGGGGCATTGCATGGATGGGCCAATTGCCTTAA